TATTGGATTAACCGCCGGACTATCGGCGATTCGTGAACCAGCAGAATGGGCCACACATCAACAACAGAAAAGCGGTTGGAACAAGACTGGCTCATTGCCGACATATGAGCGTGTATTCATTGCAACCCCTGTTAAGCAACAGCTGAAGCAATTCGTTGAAGAAATGCGAGTAATTAATAACCAGCAGCCTGCTGATGGAGCAATCTCAACGGTCGTATTGCGAGGAAGGGATGACATGGTTCCTTATTTGTCTGATTCCGTTGGCAAGAATCAGTATGACCGAGACGATGTTGATACCCTGCGGCAGCGATCTCGTGAGCTTGTTTCTCCACACTCAGATTATGACATTAACTGGGGGTTAGTGTCTGCTAGTGCAACGAGGTGGTCGCCACCAGAAAATGCCTCTGTAGTAGAACAGTATGATCCAAATCGCATTCGTGCTATATTGGAACGACTTGAGGAACACGTTGACTCACAGGGGACATCACAGATGAATATTGATGGACAGCGTGTTCCGTATCCTGAATACCTCCCAAAGCTAAGCGACGTGGCCAATGTTCCAGAAATCGCTAATGGCCGGTTTGATCCATTTTATATTGGTTTTCTTGCACATGCACATCCTGAGATTCATGAGTATGAACAACTCACATTTGCCGATCTTCCTGATAGTATTGTTGATACACATTCCCTGTGGAAAAAAGCAATAACGCGAGGAATTTGTCCCCACAGCCAAATGGCACACTTACTAGAAGAAGCTGATGTTGTTATCGGTAACTACTACCATGTATTGGATCCAATGAGCCGGCAGTTGACAAAAAAGAAAGTCGATGTTCTCGATGGAGAGACAGTCCTAATTTTGGACGAAGCACATAACTTGGAAACTATCGCACGAGATGTTTTTAGCTTCGAGTGTAGTCGGGAGACTCTCGAGGAGACACAGCAATCAGTCGGGGCAATTGAATCGATGGTGGAACAGCGATATGAGGACTTTACCACATTAATACCCGGAGAGAACCCATTTGAGCAGATCACTTCGATGGAAGACTTGGAAACATTTCAAAATCAAGTAGTTGCCAACCTCACTGATCAAATTGATTTACAACAACTCCCATTTAATTCAGAAGCTGAGATTTTTGAATTATTCAAGGCAGATGATATCCCAGACGACAAAACATGGGACGACTTGACTGCCGACACAGGAAAGGGACGGCGTGAAGCTGCAAACCGGGCGTTTGGTGGGAGCAGCCAATTAGTAAAAATGATACTTCAAGACCTTACGGACAATGAAAATACTGTCCGTGAACTTCTCCGACCGGTGTCTGGAGCACTACGCCGAGCGCAGTCAAAGTTACGAGAACAGGCTGAAACACTCGTTTCGAATGACTATCCAGATCGTGAGTATCCAACAATTGAAGAAGTAAGTGAGCACGGACTTCAACGGTACGAAAAGAGCATTGACCGACCAAAGAGTACAAACAAAGACGAGATTACTAAAGAAATTGCTGACGCTGTTCGGGACGATTTACCATCCGGCTATCAGACAATATGGTCCCTTCTTGAAGAGATAGAAGGGATCATTACACTTGTTAATCAAATTTTACCAAAAGATAGCCAGCTCACAGCATCTGCTAGCTCATTTCTTCTTACTTGGGGCAAAGCAGATCGTACGCAGTACTTTAGAGAAGTTATTGTTGAACCCACCGTGAGCGAAGACACAACCGGGGAAGCCTCAACATGGCAGGACCTATGGACCGCCAGATATCGAATTCACAATACTCTCCCAACAGAACAACTTCGACATCGGTTTAGCGAAGTCGGAAGTGTACTACTTATGAGTGCAACTCTTGAACCGCTGGAAGCATATCAAGAAACAACCGGAGTTGGAGACAGTCTTTATCCTTCTTCTTTTGATACTGATAATGACCTTGGAAAATTAATGACGGTGCCGAAAAGTACAACCACAGATACACGAGAGATAATTACTCGACAGTATCCACTACGATTTTCGGAAACAAATCGAGGAACATACGCCGTAAAGCTACCCAAGTTTACCTACAAAAACCGAGGAGATCCGGTCACTCAACTTAAGCAGATGTCACGTTGTCGTCAGCAGTACCTGCATGCGCTCGAGGACGCTGTGTGCCGGATCCCGAATGTTTTGATCTGTATGCCTTCGTACCGGGAAGCTCAGTGGGTGGTTGAGATACTTGAGGAGCGGGTTGATAAGCCAATTTACCTTGATCAATCCAGCTCTGCAACAGAAACAAGCGAGTTACTTGATCAGTTTATGCCGGCTAATGAAGCAATACTTGTTACGTCCTCTCTTGGGACAGTAATTGAAGGTGTAGATTACAAAGGAGACGCATTGCATGGGACAATTGTTGTCGGTATCCCGATCAAACCACAGACTGACCGTAGACAAGCGACCATCGATGCATATGACGCACGATTAGACACATTGGACGGCTGGACAGCCGTTAATCAAATCCCGGCAATTAGAAAGGCACGACAGGCAATTGGACGGGTTATTAGAGGGCCAGAAGAACTTGGTGTACGGTTATTCTTCGATGAACGGTATGCTTATACAGAACACCAACGCCGCGATGGCGTTCAAAATTACCTTAGCGAGCAGGAGCAACAGGAAGTCATGGATATCTCACCTGAGTATATTCAACCGGCTGTTGATCGCGTTCTTAAGCAGTGATATCACAGAAGGGGGATAATCTGACTAACTTTCTCACCCGGCTGAATCCAGGAGCGTCGGCTTAACACACGATGGCTTAATCTCTCTATCGGTCGTGCTTCTTAGATCCATATATTAACTTATTTGATACAAGTTAGAGTCCGTACTCAAGGCATCTGAATGTAAATATAATTGCTTTGTATATGAAAAATATTACAGGCATATCACCACATTTCTCTTATTATTAATTCAATTTTTTATCTACAGCATATAATTTTGAACAAGAAGCATAATTTTGTCATACCAGAAAATAAAAGTTACAGAGGTCATAAGACGGAGCATGACATCTGCACCAATCCAGGGGATGGCTCCACCGCAAACTGACGAAGGGTGGTACGCAATGCATGACTTTCGGAAAATAGATTGGCAGCGATGGCGGGAAACATCACCTGAAGAAAAAGAGGCTGTTATCTCAGAGGCAACCGAATTTTTTCAACAGGCTGAATTAGCCTCCGACGCTTCTGAGGGTGAATCCGCAGTTTGTTCGATACTCGGGGCAGATGCCGACCTATTGTTGTTCCATCTGCGTCCAACTATGGACCATCTGTCAGCAATAGAGCGGCAATTCAACCAAACAAAACTAGCATCATATACTACCTCCGCTGAATCGTATATCGCTGTCACTGAAATCTCAGATTATGTCTCTGAGTCGTACTTTGAAGAAGAGAATGTGAGCCCGGGCATGCAGCGTTACGTCAATATGAAGCTATATCCGTCACTGCCGGATGATGAGTATCTTTGCTTTTATCCAATGGATCGACGGCGGAGAGAGAAAAAGAACTGGTATACAGAGTCGTTCGAAAAAAGAGCAGCAATGATGGCAGAACATGGAGACACCGGCAAACAGTACGCAGGACATGTATCACAAATTGTCACCAACTCAATCGGATTTGATGATCATGAATGGGGAGTTACGCTGTTTGCTGACGACCCAGTGAAACTGAAAGATATTGTGTACGAAATGCGATTTGATAAAGCCTCTTCCGAGTACGCCGACTTTCCATACTTTCATATTGGTCGCCGGTTTGCTCCTACGGATCTTCCTGCCTTCCTTTCTGGTGAAGTTGTCCCATCAAACGCATCAGTTGAGCATACCCCGCTAAATGACCACGAAGAGAATATCTCTCCTCCCAACAACGTGAGTAACAAGACTTCTGAAGGTAGCCAAGAAGGGAATAACTCATCAGTAGTGTATGCATGTGCAGCTCAGTCATCTGCAGCATTAGATCATATTGATGATAGTGTAAATGAGTTGTCCGATGATTTTACCGAATACGATTCCCACATTCAGACAACGAGGTATAAGCTTGAATTTACAGATGACAGCAGATTTGTCATATCAATATGGAAGTCTGAAAAAGCAGCACATACCGCTACGGATTTTCTCTCTATTATTCCCAAGTCGACAGTAATCAGTAGCCAGATAAAACAGAACGCACTATACTGGGAGGACATAGATCCTGATCGCATAGAGACATTAAAAGACGCGTCCACATTGCAAGCAGATAACACGGACGGAGCTCGTTTGCTTCACAGCTCCGGGTCTAACAACCACTCTGTTGTCGTGATTGCAGACGAAGACGTTGTAGCGTGCGATTCTGAACAGCAATCAATACAACCTGACCACCATGGTGCGCGAGAGCTACAGTTTATATCATAGTCACAGCTAGGGATATGTTATAGCCTCCTGAAAATTAGAAAATCAATGACTCAAGCGTATGATTCAGAACTTACTCAATGTAACTGGAATATTACACCTCGTTCCGGGAGTCGCTATTGTATTATTAGGTCTAATCTACTCTGATAATACGCTTATATTAACAGGCACTGGTTTGACAGTCGGTGGTATTGTTATTTTTTCAATCACACTGACTGGGTATGGTAGCGTATTGAAAGATTATATTTTTAATAAACTATAACAGAAGTACAGCCCTCCTTTGCAGTGGCCAAGCACAATTTGATGGTCGAACATCACTATTAGTTTGTGTATTAAATATTAGATATATTATAATCTGTAAATTTCATCATGTAGAACATTTTTGTGCACAACGTTACTATACACACGCAATAACATGCCAGTTATTACTTACCAAGGTGAACAAATCGAGTGTGAATCAGGCGATACACTTCGGGAAGTGCTGATTAATCACGACAAAAGTCCGCATAAAGGGATCACGAAGAAAATCAACTGTGGTGGTAATGCAACTTGTGGAACATGCGCTGTTCGGATTGTTGAAGGACCCGTTGGAGAACCGGCTGGAAGAGAAAAAACCAGACTACGGCTTTCGACACACGATGATGTTGAGTCTGTACGACTCGCCTGTCAATATAGCGTATCTGACGATCTGACAATTGAAAAGCCGTAAATATACTGTCTATGACCGGGTAATATGAGTAAACTTCCCCCGCCCTACTCTGCTCGGGCTGCACCCTCGCTTCGTTGAGGACGGGGCTTCCTGTCTCTCGAACAGGACTTCCTGATTGCACGACGGCACTTGCAGACACTTCATGGGTGGCATCCGTGTCCACAGCGGTGCCAGTCTCCGCAGGCGTTGCTTTGGATTGTCCAAATCCTACTTGCTGGTGACGGAAAAATAGCGACTGACCGCGGGTATGATCCCGCTCTAAGCCAGCCTCATGAATGGATTCCGTCACAATGTAGCGTATATCATCAACCGAATTGAATGTTGGTTACAGCGAGCGTGCGGCTGTATCCCCGCCCTACTCGCTCCCGTTGATCGCTCCTTGAGGACGAAAACGTAACCTAAAAGTTAAATCCACGTTTGTGAAGGTAGTCGAGACGATATACTCAATTTTCAGACTACTAATTATACACTTAGAATACATTCGTTTAATTATATCAATTCTATGTATAATGCTGACTGAAAAGCTATATACGAGTTCCTGCCGTTCGATTGAATGCTGCCAATAGATGAATACATATCGGACGATCGGGGTTTTTGCTTTGTTAGCATTTTTCTGGGGGACGGCCTTTGTTGCAATCAGAGCTGGTCTTGCTAATCTTCCGCCTGTTCTCTTTGCTGGATTTCGGTATGATATAGCCGCAGTCATCATGCTTGGGTATGCTATATTCGTCACCGAAGACTGGCTACCGCAGTCGAAACCAGACATTATTGCCGTGGGAATCAGTGCCACTTTCGTTATTGCGTTGTATAATGCATTTCTATTTGTTGGCCAGCAAGAAGTAACATCCGGAGTGGCAGCGATTATTGTTGCGACAAGCCCTATAATTACGACTGCTCTTTCGTGGGTTTTGGTCCCAGAGAATCGTTTGACTGTTACTGGTCTTATTGGCTTAGTTGCAGGATTTATTGGTGTTGGACTTGTTGCAGTCCCTGATCCGACAGCACTTACTACTGGAGAGATAGAGTCTTCCTTGTTGGTCCTGCTCGCTGCATTTTCTGTGGCCTTGGGCAGTGTGCTGCTACAGCGACTCAATCACTCGCTTTCGACAGAAGCCACGGTTGCTTGGGCCTGTGCTATCGGAGCGATTATGCTTCACGTGATTAGTTTTAGCCTCCCCACAGAGTCATTGAGCGAAGCTACATTCACATGGGAGGCAGTTATTGCAACTGTGTACCTGGCTGTCTTCGCAAGCGCAATTGGATATTTCTTCTACTTTGATTTACTTGAGCGCGTAGGCGCCGTTGAAATTAATCTTGTATCATATGCTGCTCCAGTATTCGCTGCACTATTTGGGTGGTTGTTACTAGATGAGCAAATTACAGCTCAGACCGTGCTTGGATTCGGCATTATCTTTGCTGGATTTGTCTTGTTAAAGCGTGATGCGCTCGTACAGCGTGTGCATACACATATACTATGAAACGAACCGAGCCAGGTAAGAACTATTATCCGACACCATAGCGTATCTTCAATTAATGAACCTGCGATCCAAGCCGTACTTCCCAGTATTGATGACGATACTTATCGCCGGGCTTGGCCATGCTTTTCTTGGATATATCCGCAGGGGTATCATCTGGTTTGGTGGATATGTGTTTGCACTTGTTGGGTTGAGCGCATATACACCAATACTATTTGGTGGAGACGTTACATCACCATTCTTATTGCAATTAGTCGAGGGAGAGATTGCTCCAACTGGAGCAGTATTCCCTCTTGTAGTCCTTGTCCTCTGCATAATAGATGTGTATCTGTTACACCGAGCAAATAGTCAGACCTCAGACTGAGGACACTAAGAGCTGACGGCAAGTCTTAGACAACAACGTCTGAAAGTATTCGATATTTAATAATAAATATAGAGATTCATACAAAGAAGCAAGTCACAAAATGACTAAACTTACGAGTCCCTCATCCTGCTATACGAGCAATGGGAAATAAAGGGAAAATACATCTTTACTATGGACCTGGGAAAGGAAAGACAACTGCAGCAATTGGAACTGTTCTTCGGTTTCTCGGTCACGATAGCTCGGCAGTAGTATTGCAGTTTATGAAGGGAAATCAATCCATTGGCAGTGAATACGGAGAGATAACGTATCTTAACGATGTTGAATCAGTTGATATTTTCCAATATCCTACACGGCACTTGACTCCTGACATGAGCCTAACACAGGATGAACAGGGACGTATACAGACAGGAATAAACAAAGCAAAAGATGCTGTTTCTGCTGCTGACACTGATGTTGTTGTCCTTGACGAACTCTCACTTCTATGGGCCTTCGATATCTGCGATGTAAAAACGATTCTAAATATCTGTAGTGCAAAACGCGAACGGACAGAATTGCTCATCACCGGTCGACAAGCCCCGCCGGAACTTGTCGATCGTGCGGATTATGTCACATATATGGCTGAAATAAAACATCCATATCAGAAGGACGTTCCTCCACGAGAAGGTGTCGAACGATAGGCCGCTCTTCCAAGTGACCACCTTACTCGCTCCGGCCGGTCGCTTCTTGACGACGGGGACGTAGCCTGTAGGAATTAAAACTGCTCAAGTGTTGATTGATCATCTGTATGCAATGAAACCTCATCTAACTCAGGAATCGTCTCAACTGGTGTTGATGGTGGGTCACCGTCGGGTAATTCACTTGGTGGAGTATCTAAACGTGCAAGTGACGCTCGACGAGCTATTGATTCTGTATGTAGTGCCTGTCTTGCTGGCACTTTTAGTTGCTCGTATAACTGATGTGCACGCTCACGTGCTTGAGCAAACTCAACGACTGGCTCAGGATAGTCTTTCCCGATAATACAGTTTGCCTCTTGCTGAGTTTGTTCTGGAGCACGTTCTGGTCGCTCTAAGTATCCGACTGGAAAATCCTGAAGCTCCGGAATATATTGCTTGATAAATTCCCCTTCTGGATCATTGTCTTCTACTTGTTTGATAGGATTATAAATCCGCATTAGATCTGTTCCAACGGTTCCAGCTTGGTACTGCCACTGCGTATAATTAATGCCTGGGTCCGAGTCGATAAGGTGGTAATGAAAATAATCTGCCCCGATTTTCCACGGCTGCTGTAAAATATCTGTGAAAAAAGAGACACACATTGCGCGCATTCGGAAATTTAACCATCCTGTTTCTCGCAGGCATCGCATTGAAGCGTCAACCATTGGATATCCAGTTTCCCCGTACTTCCAAGCACGAACATATTCTGAATTATAATTCTCTGACCGAAGGTCTTCCATGACTGGGTTAGCCGCACGCTCTGTCCAGCCAGGCCAGTCGACAAGTTTCTGCAGGTAGTGACGGTTCCAGAACAATCGAGAGATAAACATATCTCGTCCAGTGCAATCTGGACAGTGCTCCATAACGTACTGATATACCTCGCGGAGTGATAGACATCCAAACCGTAAGTATGGAGAAAGCTGGCTTGTACCTGTCCGAGCATCACTTGGCGCAGAAATATTCTTTGGATACGATCGAATCTGCCTGGCAAACGACTGTAATGTCTCTACTGCTGCCTGCCTTCCTCCGACTGGTCGATTCGTTTTTTGCGGCGTAATTGCGTATTTTCCCTCAATTTCGTCAACTGACACTTGCTCATCAAGCTGCTCAAAATTAATATCATTAATATTAGGTTTGCGTTGTTCAGCAGTGAACCACTCCTCTACTTCCGCTTCCCAGTTTCTTCGAGACCAACCATCTGATCGTACGAGACCATCTCCTGAAATAAAGTTAACAATTCTCTTATCAGATAGTTTTTGATCGCGTTGATAGCCATGTCTTGCCGTAGGGTCGGCGGTGGCAATGACTTCCCATCCCTGTTTTGAGAGTCGCTGCAGAAGCTCGACTGGATCTCCGTGCCTGTAAATGAGATCTCCACCGACCGCTGTGTATAACTGCTCTAATGACTGAAGTGAATCATGTAAGAAGGCGATTCTGGAATCACAAGCAAGACCGTCTTCCCCGTAAAACGCCGGGTCAAAAACAAAAAGAGGCATAACAGTGTCGTAATTTTCAGTTGCATACGCGACAGCGGCATGGTCAGATAAGCGAAGCCGCCGTCGGTGCCAGATAATTGCCTTCTCGACCGGCATTATACATCCATTAGTCATCCCCCGTGATAGGCTACCGGAAGCCCGATGACATTGCCCATATTTAAGTAAAATTATATTGGCGATCTCAAGGCATATCTTGAGATCTATACTCTGGATAAAATATAATTAAGGATCGTTATGTTTATAATGGTACTGAACAATAGTGAAGGATACGATGCGAGAAACCGATCCCGCCCCGGTCGTTCCAGTCATGCCGACTGCAAATACTGAAAACAGTGAACGGTCTGATGTAAGTGCCGATGGAGGGAAACGTCGTACCCTCCCACCAAAACCAACAGATGCACCAATTGTACCAGATTGCTCATAAATCCGGGCGGGACAGCTGTGAACTGCCTCGAGGTCAAGCCCCGTGGCATTCGCCTCGATTTTCTGTAAAGGCTGATCCGGCTGTGTGTTTTAACTCTTACAGGCTACGTCCCCGTCCTCAAGGAGCGAACCGCGTCAGCGGTGAGTGAGTAGGCAGGGGTAGTTCACTCGCACTAGCAAGTTACTGTAAACAGACTGTGTTATAGTACACCGGATTGTCTTGAATCTATCTTATTGGTAGGATAACGTAACGATCAGAGTACACTGTGAGTCCAAAGCGATGCCTATTAATCAAGGAAAACGTTATACTAAATCATGACAACCAACGAAGATACTATTACAGCAGAGGACCCCATCACTGGCGAAGAAATTGAGCTTCCAGCTGATCTTGAAGTTGGACAGATTGTTGATAGCCCAGTAACTGGAGCAGAGCTTGAGGTTATCTCCACTGACCCAATTGAACTCGAAGAAGCACCTGACCTCGAAGAAGACTGGGGCGAATAACACATTTCCGAATCTTTTTGAGGAAGTTAATGGAACAGCTACAGCTATTGAGTATGCCGAGATTTATTCATCCCAACTTAATGCCTACTCTTTTTTCCCACCAGAAAGTAATGTGATACTGTTACCTCATCCGATATACACATCTGACTGAAAAAGTACTCATAATTATGGATTTGGACCGTTTTGCAGATGATTCTCCGGAAGATAAGGCACCAGAAGATGCGCGTATCTGTATTGTTGCTACGCAAACAGACACATTTGATCGCTGTCGGGACGGAATCTATCCATCACCGAAGTCATATGATCGAACACGGGCGGATTTCGAGTACATGGCTTTTTACCGAACAGCACCAGTCTCAGCAATTACACACTATGCGACAGTCCAGAACCGTACTGAGCAGACACGTGGAGAACCCGGTCCAATGAATGAAAAAGACTGGCAGAAGCTGATTGATCCGTTTTCCAGTGAACGTGTTGTTGTTGTATTTGAAATCGGGGAACTAATTCCAATAGATAATCCTGTCAAGAATGATATGAACGGGGTGAGAGGTGCTTGGTACTGCACGATAAACGATATTCGTGAGTCAGCAACACTATCTGAGCTGGAGACTGTAGCCAGCACAAGTTCTTGACCAGCCGGGGATAGCTCGCTGGAAACTATCGTTTCCCAAGAGCTTCTTCAAAAACACGCTGTGCCCGCTCATATCCTCCATTTCGGTCAACAATTGGATGTGGGTATTGAGGGGCTAACTGACTTCGTTCACCCGGAGACAGTGTTGGCCAGTCGACAATCTTGTCTGCAGGAACATCTTGAAGCTCTGGAATATATTGTTTGACGTATTTAGCTCCTGAATCATACTTTGCGAGCTGACTTACAGGGTCGAAAATTCGGACATCAACCGAATCTGTTCCCGTTGAAGCAATCCACTGCCAACTTCCATGGTTGGACGCGTAATCATGGTCAATTAGCTGTTTAGTAAAGTATCGAGCTCCTTTCCGCCAATCAATTAGGAGGTGCTTTGTTAAAAAGCTAGCTACAACCTGCCGTGGTCGGTTGTGAATGTATCCTTCCTGCTCTAGCTGACGCATGCCAGCATCGACAAGCGGATATCCAGTCTTTCCGTTAGCCCATGCTTTGAAGTCTTCTTGGTCATTGCGCCAGTCAATATCATTTGGGAACGTCTTGTAGTTTGAGACTGCCAAATCTGGCATATAGTACAGTAAGTGATAGTTTTGTTCACGCCAGCTTAGCTCGTACCGGTACTTATCGACGTTGCGGCGCTCAGAACCATGAACAGCATTGTATACCTCGCTTGCCGCTGCCCAGATCTCTCGAATCCCAATCGCCCCTACAGATATATACGGAGACATCCGCGAGACGGTGGTTTTCGGGGATTCAACAGCGCCCGCTAAGTCATCTCGGTTGTCATTATATGAAGTGATACCTTCGTCAATGAATGTATCCAAGCGCTCGCGAGCCCCCTCGTAGCCTGGTTTGGGTAGTTCAATATCAGACGAAGGTGATGGGACTGTTTTTGCATCAGAGAATTCGATAAAGGCATCTGTATCAGGATCACTGAACGGTGATAGCTTAGGAACGTCTTCCCAGTCGTCATAAAATTGGCTGTGATTAGGATACTTAGCATCCAAACGGCTAGGACTTACGAGGACAAGGTCAGTCAGTGATTTGATATCGATATCTTCAGCACTTAGGGTATCTTTGACTGCTTTCTCACGATTTCGTCGCGCTGGACGGTAGTGTTCATTGTATACAACTCGATCAGCATTGTGCTTGGCCGCAATGTTAGGGAGTACCTCTTCCGGTGATCCGGACCGAACCAGTAAATCACTGCCGAGAGATCGATATTGATCCTGCAGTTCGCGGATACACTGGAAGTAAAATGACCGCTGTCTAGAACCAATCGTACCAAGCAATTCAGTGTCATACACAAACACCGGTAAAACATTACCACTTCGAGTGGCAGCCGTTAGCCCGGCATTGTCATGGATTCGTGGATCACGACGATGCCAAAAAATCTGCATATTACTATATAGCTTAGGTACACAATAGTCTGCTTCGCTCCCGAATGATACAGTATATCATACTCATTCCAAAACAACGGCTTGAGACTCTGCGCTGTTTGTCAGAACAAGATATATGTTTAGAATTAATGGAATTTGTCGGAATAGACGGAAAGACAGTAACTCACCACCTCAATGTACTTGAAGAGGCCGATATTGTCTCATCATGCATGGAAGGGTGACGGCGACATTTTCGGCTTGACCGGAATGTGAGAATTGAAATATCACGTTTTCCTGAACGACGGTTCATCGCACATTCCCCAGAGCAGACGAACAACAGGACAAATAGCCATATCACAGGAGCACTGTTTGACCCCGGTGTGAAGTAACATTCTATTTTGGGTAAAAAACTGAGTGTGCGATAGGCTAGTCAAGTGATCGGTGCATTTTGACATGCTTGATACCCGCATCAAGGAATACATCGCCTGATGCAGTATAACCGAGCTTCTCATAAAATTCGGTCACTCCAACTTGGGCATACAACAGTACTGAGTTGTACCCCTT
This portion of the Salinarchaeum sp. IM2453 genome encodes:
- a CDS encoding helix-turn-helix transcriptional regulator, whose product is MIQYIILIPKQRLETLRCLSEQDICLELMEFVGIDGKTVTHHLNVLEEADIVSSCMEG
- a CDS encoding deoxyribodipyrimidine photo-lyase, with amino-acid sequence MQIFWHRRDPRIHDNAGLTAATRSGNVLPVFVYDTELLGTIGSRQRSFYFQCIRELQDQYRSLGSDLLVRSGSPEEVLPNIAAKHNADRVVYNEHYRPARRNREKAVKDTLSAEDIDIKSLTDLVLVSPSRLDAKYPNHSQFYDDWEDVPKLSPFSDPDTDAFIEFSDAKTVPSPSSDIELPKPGYEGARERLDTFIDEGITSYNDNRDDLAGAVESPKTTVSRMSPYISVGAIGIREIWAAASEVYNAVHGSERRNVDKYRYELSWREQNYHLLYYMPDLAVSNYKTFPNDIDWRNDQEDFKAWANGKTGYPLVDAGMRQLEQEGYIHNRPRQVVASFLTKHLLIDWRKGARYFTKQLIDHDYASNHGSWQWIASTGTDSVDVRIFDPVSQLAKYDSGAKYVKQYIPELQDVPADKIVDWPTLSPGERSQLAPQYPHPIVDRNGGYERAQRVFEEALGKR